A single Mangrovimonas sp. YM274 DNA region contains:
- a CDS encoding helix-turn-helix domain-containing protein: MLDEEGINHLVEQITERLQKTSIFSNSVNEDELLTIDEAASVIKLTKPTVYGLVHRNKIPYSKKGKRLYFLKSELMEWIASGKRASKLDIHSRVDEYLAKNRIV, from the coding sequence ATGCTTGACGAGGAAGGGATAAATCACCTTGTTGAGCAAATTACCGAGAGGCTACAAAAGACCTCTATTTTTTCAAACAGTGTTAATGAGGATGAGCTCCTTACAATTGATGAGGCTGCCTCTGTTATTAAATTAACAAAGCCTACTGTCTATGGACTGGTCCATAGAAACAAAATTCCCTATAGTAAAAAGGGGAAAAGGTTATACTTCCTAAAATCGGAGTTAATGGAATGGATTGCATCTGGAAAAAGAGCATCTAAATTAGATATCCATTCCAGGGTGGATGAATATCTTGCCAAAAACAGAATTGTTTAA
- a CDS encoding ribbon-helix-helix domain-containing protein, with amino-acid sequence MKKESITIRVSEELNQDLEIYAMLHEKPKSEIIREGIENLLGTNVTQELKNDTIVKIENRPNLNLVQSLSFTELIFWIYRKREDPEINEGTEFYIQHIKLLRKMNNHPLFTPEILIEFNKVLAELETYVWGEEWYDSDFSFPKNNPGGFDYEKLAYFMHTIRYDEDNNRVVEID; translated from the coding sequence ATGAAAAAAGAAAGTATAACCATTAGAGTAAGTGAGGAACTAAATCAAGACCTGGAAATCTATGCCATGCTTCACGAAAAACCAAAATCCGAAATTATCAGAGAGGGAATAGAGAATCTTTTAGGAACTAATGTGACTCAAGAGTTAAAGAATGATACTATAGTTAAAATTGAAAACAGACCTAACCTAAATCTAGTACAGTCATTGTCTTTTACTGAACTTATCTTTTGGATTTATAGGAAGCGAGAGGATCCAGAAATAAATGAAGGGACAGAATTTTATATTCAACATATCAAGTTGTTGAGAAAAATGAATAACCATCCTCTTTTTACCCCTGAGATTTTGATTGAGTTTAATAAGGTACTAGCAGAGTTAGAGACCTATGTGTGGGGAGAGGAATGGTATGATAGTGATTTTAGTTTTCCTAAGAATAATCCAGGAGGGTTTGACTATGAAAAATTAGCCTATTTCATGCATACCATAAGATATGATGAAGATAATAATCGGGTCGTTGAAATTGATTGA
- a CDS encoding DUF3987 domain-containing protein, with translation MRDRVIDKSDDIEVVSSESMLNETIERLNYIISLLPNEYRDLIEQGFLHKRIPKEYTLSSILYAISTATGLTFFVKGLGYKNYGNCYHTIIGSRGDAKTEAIKLAIRPIKEMDDRDYDDHLSEMGSYEEEEPPPVRKQMLIQNASIEAAYKIHSENPNAIGISMDEIYGLIEKMSSSSSRDGKEWRNFFLEGYTNGHIDISRKTTDSYRIKETYPTLIGGLQHQFLPFLFAHGNLESGFIDRLLFTPKLTHSNKLTLGDVDSEVLDMYASSIKNVLAYKRQSERPEETNKQFEITMSPQAEDRLFRYTQELIVRQSKAQSIIKEYMSKMQISIQKLCINVFIMKHAANSTFGTVMGADIVHLAIQLNEFYFLNFQMLFEQGLKSKNVLPKVEDVIQLAVKNNASQKAVAEITGLNKSTISKKWPKN, from the coding sequence ATGAGAGATAGAGTTATCGACAAATCAGATGATATAGAAGTTGTGTCGTCTGAAAGTATGTTAAATGAAACAATAGAGAGATTGAATTATATAATCTCTCTATTGCCAAATGAATACAGAGATTTAATTGAGCAGGGCTTTTTACATAAAAGAATCCCCAAGGAGTATACTTTGAGTTCTATACTGTATGCAATATCCACAGCAACAGGTCTTACTTTTTTTGTTAAAGGATTGGGGTATAAAAATTATGGTAATTGTTACCATACAATAATAGGAAGCAGAGGAGATGCTAAAACCGAAGCTATTAAATTGGCCATACGCCCGATAAAAGAAATGGATGACAGGGATTATGATGATCACCTCTCTGAAATGGGGAGTTATGAGGAGGAAGAGCCTCCTCCCGTTAGAAAACAAATGTTGATTCAAAATGCGTCAATTGAGGCAGCGTATAAAATTCATTCGGAAAATCCGAATGCAATTGGAATTTCAATGGATGAGATCTATGGGTTGATTGAGAAAATGTCCAGTTCTTCAAGTCGAGATGGTAAAGAATGGAGAAATTTTTTTCTTGAAGGCTATACTAACGGGCATATAGACATATCTCGGAAAACGACCGATAGCTATAGGATTAAGGAAACGTATCCAACACTAATAGGTGGATTACAACATCAATTTCTTCCTTTTCTATTTGCTCACGGCAATTTGGAAAGCGGATTTATAGATAGGCTATTGTTCACCCCAAAGTTAACCCACAGTAATAAGTTAACTTTAGGAGATGTTGATTCTGAAGTACTAGACATGTATGCTTCTTCCATTAAAAATGTATTAGCATACAAAAGGCAAAGTGAAAGACCAGAAGAGACAAACAAGCAGTTTGAAATAACCATGTCTCCTCAAGCTGAAGATAGGCTGTTTAGGTATACGCAGGAATTGATTGTAAGACAAAGTAAGGCGCAATCGATAATTAAGGAGTACATGTCTAAAATGCAGATCTCAATTCAAAAATTATGCATCAATGTCTTTATTATGAAGCATGCCGCCAACTCTACGTTTGGTACTGTCATGGGGGCTGACATAGTGCATTTGGCTATTCAATTAAATGAGTTTTACTTTCTTAATTTTCAGATGCTTTTTGAGCAAGGTTTGAAATCTAAAAATGTATTACCAAAAGTTGAGGATGTAATACAATTGGCAGTGAAAAATAATGCCTCACAAAAGGCGGTAGCTGAAATTACAGGTTTAAACAAAAGTACCATATCAAAAAAATGGCCAAAGAACTAA